From Halapricum desulfuricans, a single genomic window includes:
- the glmM gene encoding phosphoglucosamine mutase translates to MFGTSGIRGPVGKDVTAGLALSVGRALGVETDRVVVGRDPRESGQFLTDALTAGLRESGTDVLELGVAATPTIARAVAWEDADAGVAITASHNPAPDNGIKLWQPSGQAFDDAMQDRIAERIDSEEVDLRPWDELGARETATARQRHVEAIADAVDIEDPPSIVVDLGNGAGGVSVDTLQALGCSVETLNAQPDGSFPGRPSEPTAEHCESLAELVGASDADLGIAHDGDADRMRAVTGDGEFVSGDVLLAILAREAAEPGQRVAVPVDTSMAVDDHLAAIDVAVTRTRVGDVYVAERVTEPDVAFGGEPSGAWIWPEATLCPDGPLAAAKLAALAGERSLDARVADIETYPIERESLDVSEKTAVMERVTESVTEAYDDVMTLDGVRVALADGWFLIRASGTQPLVRVTAEARDSEQARTYLTEAKSIVEDARDATTKT, encoded by the coding sequence ATGTTCGGAACCAGTGGGATTCGCGGTCCAGTCGGCAAAGACGTGACAGCCGGGCTGGCACTGTCGGTCGGCCGCGCCCTTGGCGTCGAGACCGACCGCGTCGTCGTCGGCCGTGACCCCCGCGAGAGCGGACAGTTCCTCACGGACGCCCTTACCGCGGGGCTCCGGGAATCCGGCACGGACGTGCTCGAGCTGGGAGTGGCTGCGACCCCGACAATCGCCCGCGCAGTCGCCTGGGAGGACGCCGACGCCGGCGTCGCGATCACGGCCAGTCACAACCCCGCGCCGGACAACGGAATCAAGCTGTGGCAACCCTCGGGGCAGGCGTTCGACGACGCCATGCAGGACCGGATCGCCGAACGGATCGACTCCGAGGAAGTCGATCTCCGGCCGTGGGACGAACTCGGCGCTCGCGAGACGGCTACTGCCCGACAGCGCCACGTCGAAGCGATCGCCGACGCCGTCGACATCGAAGACCCACCGTCGATTGTCGTCGATCTCGGAAACGGGGCCGGCGGCGTCAGCGTCGATACCCTGCAGGCGCTTGGCTGCTCGGTCGAGACGCTGAACGCCCAGCCGGACGGGTCGTTCCCCGGCCGTCCGAGCGAGCCCACGGCAGAGCACTGCGAGTCGCTGGCGGAACTCGTTGGCGCGAGCGACGCCGACCTGGGGATCGCCCACGACGGCGACGCCGACCGAATGCGGGCCGTGACCGGCGACGGCGAGTTCGTTTCGGGGGACGTGCTCCTGGCGATACTCGCCCGGGAAGCGGCCGAACCGGGCCAGCGCGTCGCTGTCCCCGTCGACACGAGCATGGCCGTCGACGACCACCTCGCGGCGATCGACGTCGCGGTTACGCGGACGAGAGTCGGGGATGTCTACGTCGCCGAGCGGGTCACCGAACCGGATGTGGCTTTCGGCGGCGAGCCCTCGGGCGCGTGGATCTGGCCAGAGGCGACGCTGTGCCCCGACGGTCCGCTGGCGGCCGCGAAACTGGCCGCGCTGGCGGGCGAGCGATCGCTCGACGCGCGCGTCGCCGACATCGAGACCTATCCGATCGAACGCGAGAGCCTCGACGTGTCTGAGAAGACTGCCGTGATGGAACGAGTTACCGAATCGGTCACCGAGGCGTACGACGACGTGATGACGCTGGACGGTGTCCGGGTCGCACTGGCGGACGGCTGGTTTTTGATCCGGGCGAGCGGTACGCAGCCGCTCGTTCGTGTGACCGCGGAAGCGCGTGACAGCGAGCAAGCACGGACGTATCTCACCGAGGCAAAATCGATAGTCGAGGACGCCAGGGACGCGACGACGAAAACGTAG
- a CDS encoding ABC transporter ATP-binding protein, whose amino-acid sequence MATERGSAAVSLSGVRKTYQLGEPVHALDGVSLEIPTGSYTAVMGPSGSGKSTLMNLVGCLDTPTAGTITIDDQDVTAVSDRERTRIRGEDIGFVFQTFNLMPRLTARENVALPMVFRGVGRSERRQRAAEVLDSVGLGDRLDHRPNELSGGQRQRVAIARALVNDPALLLADEPTGNLDTETGERIMGLFEELYEQGNTILMVTHERPIAEHAERIVHLLDGEIERVEELSEVGR is encoded by the coding sequence ATGGCAACGGAACGCGGGTCGGCAGCTGTATCGCTGTCGGGGGTCAGAAAGACCTACCAGCTCGGCGAGCCTGTCCACGCGCTCGATGGGGTCTCCCTCGAGATCCCGACGGGCTCGTACACTGCGGTCATGGGTCCGAGCGGGTCGGGTAAATCGACGCTGATGAATCTGGTCGGCTGTCTGGATACGCCGACAGCGGGGACGATCACGATCGACGACCAGGACGTGACGGCCGTGAGCGACCGCGAGCGGACGCGAATCCGCGGTGAGGATATCGGGTTCGTTTTCCAGACGTTCAACCTCATGCCGCGGCTGACCGCCCGGGAGAACGTCGCCCTCCCGATGGTCTTCCGCGGGGTCGGTCGGAGCGAGCGCCGACAGCGGGCAGCCGAGGTCCTCGATTCGGTCGGACTGGGCGACCGTCTCGATCACCGACCGAACGAACTCTCCGGTGGACAGCGCCAGCGGGTCGCCATCGCCCGGGCGCTCGTGAACGATCCGGCGCTGCTGTTGGCCGACGAACCGACTGGCAACCTCGACACCGAGACCGGCGAACGGATCATGGGGCTGTTTGAGGAACTCTACGAGCAGGGGAATACGATCCTGATGGTGACCCACGAGCGGCCGATCGCCGAACACGCCGAACGGATCGTCCACTTGCTGGACGGCGAGATCGAGCGCGTGGAGGAGCTATCGGAGGTCGGCCGATGA
- a CDS encoding DUF7563 family protein, which produces MPECQNCGSFVTAAYARVFTPNGIENPRVCPQCEDKIRDGADVREARSTRRG; this is translated from the coding sequence ATGCCGGAATGCCAGAACTGTGGCTCATTTGTAACGGCGGCCTACGCGCGTGTGTTCACGCCGAACGGGATCGAGAATCCGAGAGTGTGCCCGCAATGTGAGGACAAGATCCGCGACGGTGCGGACGTCCGCGAAGCCCGCTCGACGCGTCGCGGATAA
- a CDS encoding DUF7090 family protein has protein sequence MEYTLAIENTPETVSGGTGILLVHPSTGETDRIDTEFLGTDTDRMLIISTRTSAREVEQKLEHYAVDESKATILDTLSVERGYTRRKTDHVQYVTAPDNLDEIVDQTRQFLEETDGKRRISVDSVTEMAYYADEDSARDAVESLLDLLAEHDAVGLFHLAKSVHDEDVLASYRDLFDGTIDLAEDGTVTTSF, from the coding sequence ATGGAGTATACGCTCGCGATCGAGAACACACCGGAGACAGTATCAGGCGGGACCGGCATCCTGCTCGTCCATCCCAGTACCGGCGAAACCGATCGGATCGATACGGAATTTCTCGGTACCGACACCGACCGCATGCTGATAATCTCGACGCGAACGAGCGCCCGGGAGGTCGAGCAGAAACTCGAACACTACGCTGTCGACGAATCGAAGGCAACGATTCTCGATACGCTGTCGGTCGAACGGGGCTACACCCGTCGCAAGACCGACCACGTCCAGTACGTCACCGCGCCGGACAACCTCGACGAGATCGTCGACCAGACCCGTCAGTTCCTCGAAGAAACCGACGGCAAGCGCCGTATCTCGGTCGACTCCGTCACCGAGATGGCCTACTACGCCGACGAGGACAGCGCCCGCGACGCCGTCGAATCCCTGCTCGACCTGCTCGCGGAACACGACGCCGTCGGACTGTTCCACCTGGCTAAAAGCGTCCACGATGAGGACGTACTCGCTAGCTATCGCGACCTGTTCGACGGGACGATCGATCTCGCGGAAGACGGCACTGTGACCACGTCGTTCTGA
- a CDS encoding ABC transporter permease: protein MNPLESLRISWRSIRGHKLRSTLTTLGVIIGIAAVITFVTLGTGLQDEIVGDISPDDQQNVYVWAAPPEDSGQGPLAGAQPVFTQRDASEVANLSGVDDAYVYTRIPGQSVTYAGDTVPRDGGFVGTGPGYFDAEDFAEGERFERGEAQAVINPAMAGLFDGNVSVGDTLTLGIFQGVQIDVTVTGILEDSESMSAFEGFAPSPRLYVPADLTENADTQTELNLSDEELSELLGDREISNQSNLSGELSGLLGQSTPGESSRHIALVVEAPSKSDADIERVKTETEAYLDSAESDASDRSEGLAFQLKTSAELISQLEDVLDLLQDFIVGIAGISLLVGSIGIANIMLVSVTERTREIGIMKAVGAQRRDILELFIVEAVILGVLGAILGTALGLLAGYVVAGYIGIPWVFPVGWTALAIVVGIAVGVLAGLYPAWNASRTDPIDALRYE, encoded by the coding sequence ATGAATCCCCTGGAGAGTCTGCGGATCTCCTGGCGGTCGATCAGAGGGCACAAACTCCGGTCGACGCTGACGACACTTGGAGTGATCATCGGGATCGCCGCCGTCATCACGTTCGTCACACTCGGAACCGGACTCCAGGACGAGATCGTCGGCGACATCAGCCCCGACGACCAGCAGAACGTCTACGTCTGGGCGGCCCCGCCCGAAGACAGCGGGCAGGGGCCGCTGGCGGGCGCACAGCCGGTGTTCACCCAGCGCGACGCGAGCGAGGTCGCGAATCTCTCGGGGGTGGACGATGCCTACGTGTACACCCGCATCCCCGGACAGTCGGTCACGTACGCCGGGGACACCGTCCCCAGAGACGGCGGGTTCGTCGGGACCGGCCCCGGCTATTTCGATGCCGAGGATTTCGCCGAGGGTGAGAGATTCGAGCGCGGGGAGGCCCAGGCGGTGATCAACCCGGCGATGGCCGGCCTGTTCGACGGGAACGTCTCCGTCGGCGATACGCTGACGCTGGGTATCTTCCAGGGGGTACAGATCGACGTCACCGTGACGGGGATCCTGGAAGACTCCGAAAGTATGAGTGCGTTCGAGGGGTTCGCTCCCTCTCCGCGGCTGTACGTCCCAGCGGACCTGACTGAGAACGCGGATACACAGACCGAACTCAACCTATCTGACGAAGAGCTCTCAGAGTTACTGGGTGATAGAGAGATATCGAACCAGTCGAATCTCTCCGGGGAGCTCAGTGGTCTGCTAGGCCAGTCAACTCCCGGCGAGAGTTCGCGTCACATCGCGCTGGTCGTCGAAGCCCCCTCGAAAAGCGATGCGGACATCGAGCGGGTGAAAACCGAGACCGAAGCGTACCTCGACAGCGCCGAATCCGACGCTAGCGATCGATCCGAAGGGCTGGCCTTTCAGCTCAAGACCAGCGCCGAGTTGATCAGCCAACTCGAAGACGTGTTAGATCTCCTGCAGGACTTCATCGTCGGGATCGCGGGCATCTCGCTTCTGGTCGGGTCGATCGGTATCGCCAACATCATGCTGGTCTCGGTCACCGAGCGGACCCGTGAGATCGGGATCATGAAAGCCGTCGGCGCCCAGCGTCGGGACATCCTGGAACTGTTCATCGTCGAGGCGGTCATCCTTGGTGTCCTCGGGGCGATCCTCGGCACTGCGCTGGGGCTGCTCGCCGGATACGTCGTCGCGGGATATATCGGGATCCCGTGGGTGTTCCCGGTTGGCTGGACGGCGCTCGCGATCGTCGTCGGGATCGCCGTTGGCGTGCTTGCCGGCCTGTACCCGGCCTGGAATGCCTCTCGGACCGATCCGATCGACGCATTGCGGTACGAGTGA